From the genome of Sphingobacterium kitahiroshimense, one region includes:
- a CDS encoding prephenate dehydratase — protein MGLKIAIQGVKASFHEEASFKYFGEDIETIECDTFKKTCELLKQKKVDYVVMAIENSIAGSILPNYNLLRDYKFNIVGEIALSIHQNLLALPGVKLADIKFIESHQMAIRQCEEFLQELPDVKISESSDTAASAAKVANQKLTDTAAIAGTLAAKTYGLNILEAKIETNKKNSTRFLVLSNDVEEQASANKASLSFQTGNSVGSLASILQCFADQNINLSKIQSMPVIGKRNEYDFFVDVEWKKQSDYDAAIRKVLKHSINFNIMGEYVKNDRI, from the coding sequence ATGGGTTTAAAAATTGCAATACAGGGAGTAAAAGCTTCCTTTCATGAAGAAGCATCATTTAAGTACTTCGGTGAAGACATCGAAACGATAGAATGCGATACTTTTAAAAAAACCTGCGAATTATTAAAGCAGAAAAAAGTTGATTATGTTGTAATGGCTATTGAAAACTCAATTGCGGGAAGTATCTTACCCAATTATAATCTTTTGAGAGATTATAAATTCAACATTGTAGGTGAAATTGCCTTAAGCATTCATCAAAATTTATTGGCTTTACCAGGAGTTAAACTTGCTGATATAAAATTCATAGAATCGCATCAAATGGCCATTCGCCAATGCGAAGAGTTCTTGCAGGAATTACCAGATGTTAAAATATCAGAAAGTTCAGATACAGCGGCTTCAGCAGCAAAAGTGGCAAATCAAAAATTAACTGACACTGCTGCTATTGCAGGTACACTTGCTGCAAAAACGTATGGTCTCAATATATTAGAAGCAAAGATTGAAACTAACAAAAAAAATAGTACGAGATTCTTAGTGTTATCCAATGATGTCGAAGAACAAGCAAGTGCAAATAAAGCTTCTTTATCCTTTCAAACAGGAAACTCGGTAGGTTCTTTAGCTTCGATTTTACAATGCTTTGCTGATCAAAATATTAACCTAAGTAAAATCCAATCTATGCCTGTCATAGGAAAAAGAAATGAATATGATTTTTTCGTTGATGTGGAATGGAAAAAGCAATCAGATTATGACGCTGCTATTCGTAAAGTATTAAAACACAGCATCAATTTTAATATTATGGGTGAATATGTAAAAAATGACCGCATATAA
- a CDS encoding YigZ family protein yields MSLFEDTYRTIEKSAEGIFRDKGSKFISYAYPFTTEDQLKEIIADLKTLHPKARHHCWAYRIGPDRTVYRLNDDGEPSGTAGRPILNVLLSQDVTNIIVVVVRYFGGTLLGVPGLINAYKTATQEVLSAVEIVEKTVNDIYKIEFDYLAMNDVMRVVKEENITVSKQVFDNTCYMEIEVRKMQVNSVITRFDKIDNCKLSYLRTI; encoded by the coding sequence GTGAGTTTATTTGAAGATACTTATCGTACAATTGAAAAAAGTGCAGAGGGAATATTTCGTGATAAAGGAAGTAAATTTATTTCCTATGCCTACCCATTCACTACGGAAGATCAGTTGAAGGAAATCATAGCAGATCTAAAAACCCTACATCCTAAAGCGAGACACCATTGCTGGGCTTATCGAATTGGTCCGGATCGAACAGTATATCGGCTGAATGATGATGGAGAGCCTTCGGGGACGGCCGGTCGGCCTATTTTAAATGTATTACTATCACAAGATGTAACAAATATTATTGTGGTTGTAGTTCGTTATTTTGGAGGAACTTTATTAGGCGTCCCAGGTCTGATTAATGCTTATAAAACGGCGACTCAAGAGGTTTTATCTGCCGTAGAGATTGTAGAGAAAACTGTCAATGATATCTATAAAATTGAATTTGATTACTTAGCTATGAACGACGTGATGCGCGTGGTTAAAGAAGAGAATATAACTGTCAGTAAACAAGTTTTTGATAATACATGCTATATGGAAATTGAAGTACGAAAAATGCAGGTCAATTCGGTCATTACACGTTTTGATAAAATTGATAATTGTAAACTTTCTTATTTGCGGACAATATGA
- a CDS encoding nucleoside phosphorylase, with protein MINDSELILNKDGSIYHLNLMPEDIADTIITVGDPDRVVKVSQYFDRIELQKGKREFITHTGYIGNKRISVISTGIGTDNIDIVFNELDALVNIDFESKALKSKLTSLNIIRIGTSGAVQSDIEMGTILASSFGVGFDALMQYYVKPYSAYEKTLERAVWDAFPNLYLKPYVAEGSKNLLAQYAYDLPKGVTMTAPGFYAPQGRNVRSENTFPNLIQLANSFKSDGLRITNLEMETAGIYALSRMFGHQALSINAILASRVAGHFSSEPDKVVDRAIKMILERF; from the coding sequence ATGATAAATGATTCAGAATTAATATTGAATAAAGATGGGAGTATTTATCATCTGAATTTAATGCCAGAAGATATTGCAGATACCATTATCACAGTAGGGGATCCTGACCGTGTAGTAAAGGTATCTCAGTATTTTGACCGTATTGAACTTCAGAAGGGAAAAAGGGAGTTTATTACACACACAGGATATATTGGTAATAAACGTATTTCTGTTATATCAACAGGCATTGGAACGGATAATATTGATATTGTCTTTAATGAATTGGATGCGCTCGTGAATATTGATTTTGAATCAAAAGCATTAAAGTCAAAGCTAACAAGTTTAAATATCATTCGAATCGGAACTTCTGGTGCTGTTCAATCGGATATTGAAATGGGAACGATTTTGGCTTCTTCATTTGGAGTAGGCTTTGATGCCCTGATGCAATATTATGTAAAACCCTATTCAGCTTATGAGAAAACTTTGGAAAGAGCAGTATGGGATGCTTTTCCGAATTTATATCTAAAGCCTTATGTTGCGGAGGGCAGTAAAAATTTATTAGCACAATATGCTTACGATTTGCCAAAAGGAGTGACGATGACTGCTCCTGGTTTTTATGCACCTCAGGGTAGGAATGTGCGCTCTGAAAATACGTTTCCTAATTTGATCCAATTGGCGAATAGCTTCAAGTCAGATGGTTTACGAATTACAAATTTAGAAATGGAGACTGCTGGAATATATGCTTTATCCCGTATGTTTGGTCATCAAGCGCTATCTATTAATGCTATTTTAGCCAGCCGTGTAGCGGGACATTTTAGTTCAGAGCCAGATAAAGTCGTAGATCGTGCTATAAAAATGATTTTAGAACGTTTTTAA
- the rodA gene encoding rod shape-determining protein RodA → MNNQKSSFFGKIDWLTISLWLALCLIGWFNIHAAVYDPENPGLFNMATNYGKQSMYIASALIIGITILIIDAKFFSSASPVIYAVVVLLLIAVLVIGRNVGGNQAWIPIGSFRLQPSEFGKLATCLLLANYLSSQSNKNPNMHTLAIGAGIVLFPVFLVMLQPDTGSALAFFSLIFVFYREGYVNNSLLIFGGLCIVLFVMALLVNAWILIGILALIAGFFMWTFRKKRKNLINIGILFAASSVFILCVDLVYNHVLQSHQRNRIDIILGKMDDPRGQGYNLNQSKIAIGSGQFWGKGYLQGTQTKYNFVPEQSTDFIFCTVGEEWGFVGSTFLIAIYLTLLLRIIHIAERQRSAFARIYAYGVASILFFHFFINIGMTIGIVPVIGIPLPFISYGGSSLWSFTILLFIMLKFDSNRKGVV, encoded by the coding sequence ATGAATAACCAAAAAAGTAGTTTTTTCGGAAAGATAGACTGGTTAACCATTTCTTTATGGTTAGCTTTATGTTTGATCGGTTGGTTTAATATACATGCAGCTGTCTATGATCCAGAAAATCCTGGATTATTTAATATGGCAACAAATTATGGTAAACAGTCCATGTACATTGCTTCTGCATTAATTATAGGTATTACCATCTTAATTATAGACGCTAAGTTTTTCAGTTCCGCATCTCCCGTTATCTATGCTGTAGTTGTGCTATTATTAATAGCGGTCTTGGTTATTGGTCGAAATGTTGGTGGAAATCAGGCATGGATTCCTATTGGAAGTTTCAGGCTTCAACCATCCGAATTTGGAAAACTGGCAACCTGTCTCCTCTTGGCCAACTACCTCAGCTCTCAAAGCAACAAAAACCCAAATATGCATACTTTAGCCATCGGTGCTGGTATAGTATTATTCCCCGTATTCCTCGTAATGCTTCAGCCTGATACCGGTTCTGCTCTAGCTTTCTTTTCCCTCATCTTTGTATTCTATCGAGAAGGATATGTCAATAACAGCTTACTTATTTTCGGAGGACTCTGTATTGTCCTATTTGTTATGGCACTACTCGTAAATGCATGGATATTAATTGGCATACTCGCTTTAATTGCGGGCTTTTTCATGTGGACGTTTAGAAAAAAGCGGAAAAATTTAATTAATATAGGAATTCTTTTTGCCGCTTCGTCGGTATTCATATTATGTGTGGATCTTGTCTACAATCATGTTTTACAATCTCATCAAAGAAATCGTATTGATATCATCCTTGGGAAAATGGACGATCCACGAGGACAGGGTTACAATTTAAATCAATCTAAGATAGCAATTGGTTCTGGACAATTTTGGGGTAAAGGCTATCTTCAAGGTACACAGACCAAATACAATTTTGTTCCCGAGCAAAGTACAGATTTTATTTTCTGTACAGTGGGTGAAGAATGGGGATTTGTCGGCTCTACATTTTTAATAGCGATATACTTAACATTATTGCTCCGCATCATTCATATAGCAGAACGACAGCGATCTGCTTTTGCAAGAATTTATGCTTATGGAGTGGCTTCCATCCTATTTTTTCACTTCTTTATTAATATAGGAATGACAATAGGAATTGTACCTGTCATTGGTATTCCATTACCATTCATAAGTTATGGAGGATCTTCGTTATGGAGTTTCACCATTTTACTCTTCATCATGCTAAAATTTGACTCAAATAGAAAAGGAGTTGTTTAA
- the mrdA gene encoding penicillin-binding protein 2 — MNSFFARKFVIQGIIISIALLIIARLFYLQIIDDSYIHSANSNVMRKVIVYPARGVILDRTGQVLVQNEPVYDLMVTPREAKDIDTALLCQLIEIDKEGFIKRMDKARAHSPYRASIFEKQLSSRTYAHLQEYLYRFRGFYVQNRTVRNYPDSIAAQFLGYVNEVTEKDVEKSNGFYRPGDYIGRSGVERSYEDLLRGKRGVKNLMVDALNRPKGVFMEGRYDTLAVSGEGLVSSLDKELQILGEKLMKNKLGSIVAIEPSTGEVLAYVSSPSYNPNDMVGRETGNNYMKLLNDETKPLFNRPIQASYPPGSVFKVVAALTAQQAGVIDENTSFFCPHGYSYGGGRGFMRCTHYHGATSLIRSIQVSCNTYYGYTYAKMIDSRGLSGPKAYDLWYDAISKFGIGHRLGIDLPGENAGLLYKSEHFTKSYRNDKWRSSFNISLSIGQGEMGVTPLQMANIMAIVANRGFYYRPHLIKGIGDKKIVKKEFTEKISAGVDAKYYTPVIEGLSRAVNMGEGTAFANRIAGIEMCGKTGTAQNPHGKDHAVFFAFAPRDNPKIAIAVFVENAGYGGVWAGPIASMMVEKYIKDTITMPKHIQDRIYNANFMPAPKADPKKADLKKTTDSTKSKKDTTKNVNRIAAVMPKETIVHHSAVRRNHE, encoded by the coding sequence ATGAATAGTTTTTTTGCACGTAAATTTGTCATTCAAGGCATTATTATTAGTATTGCGTTATTAATAATAGCAAGGCTATTTTATCTTCAGATTATAGATGACTCCTATATACATTCTGCTAACAGCAATGTCATGCGGAAAGTTATAGTATATCCCGCACGTGGTGTTATTTTAGATCGTACAGGTCAGGTATTAGTACAAAATGAACCTGTATATGACCTCATGGTTACGCCAAGAGAAGCAAAAGATATCGATACCGCTCTATTATGTCAATTGATTGAAATTGACAAAGAAGGTTTTATCAAACGTATGGATAAAGCCCGTGCACATTCCCCTTATCGTGCCTCCATCTTTGAAAAACAACTATCATCCCGAACGTATGCCCATTTACAAGAGTATTTGTATCGATTCAGAGGTTTCTATGTTCAAAATAGAACTGTGCGAAATTATCCGGATAGTATCGCAGCACAGTTTCTGGGCTATGTAAATGAAGTTACAGAAAAAGATGTGGAGAAGTCAAATGGCTTCTATCGTCCAGGAGATTATATTGGCCGAAGTGGTGTTGAGCGCTCTTATGAAGATTTATTAAGAGGAAAAAGAGGAGTTAAAAACCTCATGGTCGATGCCTTAAATAGACCAAAAGGTGTATTTATGGAAGGACGCTATGATACTTTGGCTGTTTCTGGGGAAGGTCTAGTATCTTCTTTAGACAAAGAACTTCAGATCTTGGGTGAAAAACTGATGAAAAACAAACTGGGATCTATTGTTGCCATTGAACCTTCCACAGGAGAAGTGCTTGCTTATGTAAGTAGCCCCAGTTATAATCCAAATGACATGGTCGGTCGTGAAACAGGTAATAATTATATGAAATTATTAAATGATGAGACCAAACCCTTATTTAATCGTCCAATTCAAGCATCTTATCCCCCTGGCTCTGTATTTAAGGTTGTTGCAGCCTTAACTGCTCAACAAGCTGGCGTTATTGATGAGAACACCTCTTTCTTTTGTCCACATGGTTATAGCTATGGTGGCGGAAGAGGTTTTATGCGCTGTACCCATTACCATGGAGCAACATCTTTGATCAGATCCATTCAAGTCTCTTGTAATACCTATTATGGGTATACTTATGCCAAAATGATTGATTCAAGAGGCCTGTCAGGACCGAAAGCGTACGATCTATGGTACGATGCAATTTCCAAATTTGGTATTGGTCATCGATTAGGAATTGATTTACCTGGTGAAAATGCAGGCTTATTATATAAATCGGAACATTTCACTAAAAGTTACAGAAACGACAAATGGCGTTCATCTTTTAATATTTCATTATCGATTGGTCAGGGAGAAATGGGCGTTACTCCACTGCAGATGGCAAATATTATGGCTATTGTGGCAAATAGAGGTTTTTATTACCGTCCTCACCTTATTAAAGGTATTGGCGATAAAAAGATCGTTAAAAAGGAGTTTACTGAAAAAATATCAGCAGGTGTAGACGCTAAATACTATACTCCGGTAATAGAGGGATTAAGCAGAGCAGTAAATATGGGAGAAGGAACAGCCTTCGCAAATAGAATTGCTGGTATTGAAATGTGTGGAAAAACAGGAACAGCACAAAACCCACATGGTAAAGATCATGCTGTATTCTTTGCATTTGCTCCTAGGGATAATCCTAAAATTGCCATTGCCGTTTTTGTTGAAAATGCTGGTTATGGCGGTGTATGGGCTGGCCCTATTGCCAGTATGATGGTTGAAAAATATATCAAGGATACAATCACAATGCCGAAGCATATTCAAGATCGTATTTACAATGCTAATTTTATGCCTGCTCCAAAAGCAGACCCAAAGAAAGCAGATTTGAAGAAAACTACGGATTCAACTAAATCTAAAAAAGATACCACAAAAAACGTTAACCGTATTGCTGCAGTAATGCCAAAGGAAACAATTGTCCACCATAGTGCTGTAAGGAGAAATCATGAATAA
- a CDS encoding rod shape-determining protein MreD, with protein sequence MARILLFNIIRFLVLIAMQVFLFKNIGYYNLASPFPYILFIFLLPTGMPNFVLFTIAFLTGLSVDVFYDTLGVNAAACVALAAYRVFFMKITIENDMDTFITPILGEMNFKWFFSYTFFGTLIHHFVLVTLETFSFKQFQYTLATIGLSCIFTMVILLIFSFLFYKRKSRI encoded by the coding sequence ATGGCTAGAATATTACTCTTTAATATCATTCGGTTTTTGGTACTTATTGCCATGCAGGTATTCTTGTTTAAAAATATCGGCTATTATAATCTAGCAAGTCCTTTTCCATATATTCTATTTATCTTTTTGCTTCCTACCGGAATGCCGAACTTTGTATTATTTACAATTGCATTTTTAACCGGACTTTCGGTAGATGTATTTTATGATACACTTGGAGTCAATGCCGCTGCGTGTGTTGCATTAGCCGCCTATCGTGTATTTTTTATGAAAATTACAATTGAAAACGATATGGATACATTCATTACACCAATTTTAGGTGAAATGAATTTTAAATGGTTCTTTTCATATACTTTTTTCGGAACATTGATTCATCACTTTGTTCTTGTCACATTAGAAACATTCAGTTTCAAACAGTTTCAGTACACATTAGCGACTATTGGTTTAAGTTGTATCTTTACAATGGTTATCCTACTCATTTTTAGTTTTCTTTTCTATAAAAGAAAGAGTAGAATTTAG
- the mreC gene encoding rod shape-determining protein MreC: MRNLWLFLRRYNAFFWFILFFGFSMFLVVTNNTFQRASALNSSNTIIGNIYQKVNSWKSYLSLTETNDQLVKENASLRTQLENYLTTDTVAMAKRPVIDSSEFGRYEFIIASVTNNSIHQKSNYLTLNKGSLAGIEKGMGVIAPNGVVGIVLNVTPHFSTVQSLLHPDTKISVTLANTDVFGSLVWGSNVDYRFAMVKEIPNHVKVKTAEKVFTSGYSGHFPKGILVGAVVETGISSGDSFLDLRILLSTNFSNLHHVYVVKDLLAKELKQLEETNQDNG; the protein is encoded by the coding sequence ATGAGAAACCTTTGGTTATTCCTTAGACGTTATAACGCTTTCTTTTGGTTTATCCTTTTTTTTGGATTTTCTATGTTTCTGGTTGTTACTAACAATACCTTTCAGCGTGCTAGTGCATTAAACTCTTCCAACACGATAATTGGCAATATTTACCAAAAAGTGAATTCATGGAAAAGCTACCTGTCACTAACAGAAACAAATGATCAACTTGTAAAAGAAAATGCAAGTTTGAGAACGCAGTTAGAAAACTATTTGACGACCGATACAGTCGCCATGGCTAAGAGACCGGTCATTGATAGTAGTGAATTTGGACGTTATGAGTTTATTATTGCAAGCGTTACAAATAATAGCATTCACCAAAAAAGTAATTATCTCACCCTAAATAAAGGTTCTTTAGCTGGTATTGAAAAAGGAATGGGCGTAATTGCTCCAAATGGTGTGGTCGGTATTGTGCTAAACGTAACACCGCACTTTTCGACAGTTCAGTCTCTACTTCATCCCGACACAAAAATATCAGTAACATTAGCTAATACAGATGTATTTGGTTCTTTAGTTTGGGGCAGCAACGTAGACTACCGTTTTGCAATGGTCAAAGAAATCCCGAATCACGTAAAAGTTAAGACTGCGGAAAAAGTGTTCACTTCAGGCTACTCTGGCCACTTTCCAAAAGGTATACTGGTAGGCGCAGTTGTGGAAACGGGAATATCTTCCGGAGACTCTTTTTTAGATTTAAGAATTCTCTTGAGTACTAATTTTTCAAACCTCCACCATGTATATGTTGTGAAAGATTTATTGGCAAAAGAATTAAAACAATTAGAAGAAACGAATCAGGATAATGGCTAG
- a CDS encoding rod shape-determining protein: protein MGLFNWFTQEVAIDLGTANTLIIYNDKVVVDEPSIVAFDRTTNKVIAIGRQAMQMEGKTHDNIKTVRPLRDGVIADFTAAEHLIRGMVKLVNNGKSWFFPSLRMVVCIPSGITEVEKRAVRDSAEIAGAKEVYLIHEPMAAAVGIGIDVEEPMGNMIIDIGGGTTEIAVIALSGIVCDQSIRVAGDNFDSDIVQYIRRQHNIMIGERTAEKIKIEVGAALPELQDPPEDFAVQGRDLMTGIPKQITVSYTEIAHCLDKSISKIEEAILKALEITPPELSADIYQTGIYLTGGGALLRGLDRRIQAKTKLPVHIAEDPLRAVVRGTGIALKNIGRFKFLMQS from the coding sequence ATGGGTTTATTTAACTGGTTTACACAAGAAGTTGCCATCGATTTAGGTACCGCAAATACCTTAATTATCTATAATGACAAAGTAGTAGTTGATGAACCTTCTATTGTAGCCTTTGATCGTACGACAAACAAAGTAATTGCAATCGGACGTCAGGCAATGCAAATGGAAGGTAAGACACACGATAATATAAAAACAGTACGCCCTCTCCGTGATGGAGTTATTGCAGATTTTACTGCCGCAGAACATTTGATTCGTGGTATGGTAAAATTAGTAAATAATGGTAAAAGTTGGTTTTTCCCTTCTTTAAGAATGGTGGTTTGTATCCCTTCAGGAATCACTGAAGTAGAGAAACGTGCCGTACGCGATTCTGCAGAAATTGCAGGAGCAAAAGAAGTGTATTTAATTCATGAGCCAATGGCTGCCGCAGTAGGTATCGGAATTGATGTCGAAGAACCAATGGGTAACATGATTATTGATATCGGTGGTGGAACAACAGAGATTGCAGTAATTGCACTTTCGGGTATTGTTTGCGACCAATCAATCCGTGTTGCAGGAGATAACTTCGACTCCGATATTGTACAGTATATCCGTAGACAGCACAACATCATGATAGGTGAACGTACAGCTGAGAAAATTAAGATTGAAGTTGGTGCAGCTCTTCCGGAATTACAGGATCCACCTGAGGATTTCGCCGTTCAAGGCCGTGACCTCATGACAGGTATCCCAAAACAGATCACCGTTTCATATACAGAAATTGCACATTGTTTAGATAAATCGATTTCTAAAATTGAAGAAGCAATATTGAAAGCTTTAGAAATTACGCCTCCAGAGTTGTCTGCTGATATTTACCAAACTGGTATCTACTTAACAGGTGGTGGTGCTCTATTGAGAGGATTAGATCGCAGGATTCAAGCTAAAACTAAATTACCGGTACACATTGCAGAAGATCCTCTTCGTGCAGTAGTGCGCGGTACAGGCATAGCATTAAAGAATATTGGCAGATTTAAGTTCTTAATGCAATCATAA
- a CDS encoding M1 family metallopeptidase, with translation MKNLSYLILFLLLSPCLVNGQLLSDKNEFSRKDSLRGQLTPLRTCYDVTYYHLDVDINIPKRSIAGSNLIKFKTIQDFNRIQIDLFDNMAIDKILYRGKQLKYTREFNAVFIDFPTQIKANTLDSILVYFSGTPHQANRAPWDGGFDWKKDSNNKPWVASANQGIGASLWWPNKDHQSDEPDSVLISVTVPKELMNVSNGRLRNTESIGKKKTKFNWFVSNPINNYNIAINIGDYVHFQDSFNGEKGKLDIDYYVLRENIERAKPHFEANVKPMLKAFEYWFGPYPFYEDSFKLIETSHLGMEHQSGIAYGNRFLNGYLGRDGSGTGWGLKWDFIIIHEAGHEWFGNNITASDIADMWIHESFTNYSEALYIDYYFGKKAGQEYIHGNRRAIQNKTPIQGQYHVNNEGSGDMYNKGGVLHNMIRTIIADDDKWRSILRGLNAKFYHQQVDYDDIVNFINQESGLNFNSIFEQYVKTTLIPVLCISETKDGKVQAKWKNTVENFEMPVYIGTADNNLKAINITNNDQTLNIHNLTKENIKIDTFNYYIDIQKN, from the coding sequence TTGAAAAATCTATCCTATTTAATTCTATTTCTTTTATTATCTCCCTGCCTTGTAAATGGGCAATTATTATCGGACAAAAATGAATTTTCCCGCAAAGATTCTTTAAGAGGTCAACTGACTCCCTTAAGAACCTGCTACGATGTCACCTATTATCACTTAGATGTTGATATTAATATTCCAAAACGTAGCATTGCAGGAAGCAATCTCATTAAATTTAAAACTATTCAAGATTTCAATCGCATCCAGATTGATCTTTTTGATAATATGGCAATTGATAAAATTCTTTACAGGGGTAAACAGCTAAAGTATACAAGAGAATTTAATGCGGTTTTTATAGATTTTCCAACACAGATTAAAGCAAACACACTGGATTCTATTTTAGTGTATTTCTCAGGCACACCACATCAAGCCAACAGAGCTCCTTGGGATGGCGGATTTGATTGGAAAAAAGACAGCAATAACAAACCTTGGGTAGCAAGTGCAAATCAAGGCATTGGAGCAAGCTTATGGTGGCCCAATAAAGATCATCAGTCAGACGAACCCGATAGCGTCTTAATCTCTGTAACGGTGCCTAAAGAACTTATGAATGTTTCTAATGGTCGTCTCCGTAATACGGAAAGCATCGGTAAGAAGAAAACTAAATTCAACTGGTTTGTTTCCAATCCCATTAACAATTATAACATTGCAATCAATATTGGTGATTACGTACATTTTCAAGATAGCTTTAATGGTGAAAAAGGAAAGCTAGATATTGACTACTACGTACTACGTGAAAATATAGAGCGGGCAAAACCGCATTTCGAGGCCAATGTAAAACCGATGTTAAAAGCATTTGAATATTGGTTTGGCCCCTACCCTTTTTATGAAGACAGTTTCAAACTAATTGAAACATCTCATCTAGGGATGGAACATCAAAGTGGTATAGCGTATGGCAATCGTTTTTTAAATGGCTATCTGGGAAGAGATGGTTCTGGAACAGGATGGGGATTAAAGTGGGACTTTATCATCATACATGAAGCCGGACATGAATGGTTTGGAAATAATATCACAGCATCGGATATTGCCGACATGTGGATTCATGAAAGTTTTACCAATTATTCAGAAGCACTTTATATCGATTACTATTTTGGTAAAAAAGCTGGACAAGAATACATACATGGCAATCGAAGAGCAATTCAAAACAAAACACCGATTCAAGGACAATATCATGTTAATAATGAAGGCTCCGGAGACATGTACAATAAAGGTGGTGTACTGCATAACATGATTAGAACAATTATAGCAGACGATGATAAATGGCGATCTATTTTGAGAGGATTAAACGCTAAGTTTTACCATCAGCAGGTTGATTATGATGATATTGTCAATTTCATCAATCAAGAATCTGGTTTAAACTTCAACTCCATATTTGAGCAATATGTGAAGACAACTTTGATTCCTGTGTTATGTATTTCAGAGACAAAAGATGGAAAAGTTCAGGCGAAATGGAAAAATACAGTCGAAAATTTTGAAATGCCAGTCTATATTGGTACCGCAGATAATAATTTAAAAGCAATTAATATCACGAACAACGACCAAACATTAAATATTCACAATCTAACCAAAGAAAATATAAAGATTGACACTTTTAATTACTACATTGACATACAGAAAAATTAA